The window GCTGAAATCGGGGCCGAAGGTTTCCATCGCTTCATCCATGTCGCGCACCGGCGGCTCGACCAAGGGCAGCGGGGCAACCGGGCTCAGCGCGGTAACACCTTGCAGCAGGGCGGCATAAGGTGAAGCGGCAGCATTCAGCTTGCCGGCAATATGCGCCACCACGTGCACGGCATCGCCCAACAGCTTTTGCGCGTGTTCAGACGGCACCTGCGCCAGATATTCCAGCAATACCGGCAGATAGTCGGGCAATTCGTCATCACCCAATTCAAAGCCGCCACGGCGGTATTCTTGCAGCAAGTCGACCATGGCGCTGCCGCGGTCGCGGTCTTCACCGTAAACATGTTCGAAAATGTAGAGCGCGTGGTTGCGGTTGCGGTCGAAAGTGGCGACATAATTTTCCTGCAATTCGCGCAAACTGTGGCTGCCTAAATAATCCAGAAAGCCTTGCAGGGCGGTTTGCTGCGCTGATAATTCGGGCCATTGCTGTAAGGCCGTCTGAAACTCAGGCAGCGCTTCGAGCAAGTCGGCTTCGGGATAGCACAACAGCGCCGAAAACCATTGGTAAACGGGGTTGGCAGCCATCAGCGCACTCCTTTTTCACGGTTGTCTTCGGCATCTTTGCGCAGACCGTGGAATACAATCGGTGTGCCTTTGCGTTTGCCGAACAGGCTCTCTTCGCTGCTGCCGCTGGAGCAGCCGTTGCCGAAGGTGAAGCCGCAGCCGGATTTGTCGTCGAAGCTGTTTTCCACCATTTCTTTATGCGAAGTGGGGATAACGAAGCGGTCTTCATAATTGGCAATCGCCATAATCTGATACATGTCTTCAACCATCGCCGGTGTGAGGCCGGTACCGTCTAACGTGGCTTCAAGCGTTTCGCCGTGCACGGTTTGGCCGCGCTTGAAGCGGCGCATGGCTATCATACGTTCGAGGGCGGCTTTAATCGGCTCGAT of the Uruburuella testudinis genome contains:
- the narJ gene encoding nitrate reductase molybdenum cofactor assembly chaperone, which translates into the protein MAANPVYQWFSALLCYPEADLLEALPEFQTALQQWPELSAQQTALQGFLDYLGSHSLRELQENYVATFDRNRNHALYIFEHVYGEDRDRGSAMVDLLQEYRRGGFELGDDELPDYLPVLLEYLAQVPSEHAQKLLGDAVHVVAHIAGKLNAAASPYAALLQGVTALSPVAPLPLVEPPVRDMDEAMETFGPDFSGQEPLLKPSIETVQFYPKSAYHAAAKGAAS